In Vibrio japonicus, the following are encoded in one genomic region:
- a CDS encoding DUF2784 domain-containing protein, which yields MIYRMLADLVVILHLVFIVFALLGGLLVLWRGYMLFVHVPAALWVAVISFKGWICPLTPLENQLRHAAGGEGYPGGFVEHYIIPIIYPAGLSFDVQVLLGITALGVNIAIYAFVYYWYKFKQERWRE from the coding sequence ATGATTTATCGAATGCTGGCCGATCTTGTTGTGATACTTCACCTCGTATTTATCGTCTTCGCGTTGCTCGGGGGCTTGCTGGTGCTATGGCGCGGCTATATGTTGTTTGTCCATGTCCCCGCAGCACTATGGGTTGCCGTGATCAGTTTCAAAGGCTGGATCTGCCCTTTAACGCCATTGGAAAACCAATTGAGACATGCGGCAGGTGGCGAAGGTTATCCGGGAGGGTTTGTCGAGCACTATATCATTCCTATTATTTATCCGGCAGGGTTGAGCTTTGATGTCCAAGTGTTATTGGGTATCACCGCTTTGGGAGTCAATATAGCTATTTATGCGTTCGTCTATTACTGGTATAAGTTCAAACAAGAAAGGTGGCGGGAATGA
- a CDS encoding alpha/beta hydrolase, translated as MKSILVTLVVCYALTALTFYSLQRRFLYFPQPTSDVYGKMNTSFVVDGKQRFGWALNKGQPKALIYYGGNAESIEANIPFFKSVIPNYTIYLIPYRGYGNDVGAPTEKALYRDAMQIFQLIESKHDSISLMGRSLGSGIATYVAANRQVDKLILVTPFDSIENVAKDIYWMFPISLLIKDRYRSADRVKNITAQTYIFIAEDDQVIPRARTNQLVAKFDDQLIEAVVITGAGHNTISQFPSYVSGLKRALD; from the coding sequence ATGAAAAGCATACTGGTTACTTTGGTGGTGTGCTACGCACTTACTGCGCTTACTTTTTACTCCCTTCAACGTCGGTTTCTGTACTTCCCCCAGCCTACCAGTGATGTTTATGGCAAGATGAATACCAGCTTCGTGGTTGATGGCAAACAAAGGTTTGGGTGGGCACTCAATAAAGGTCAACCTAAAGCGTTAATCTATTACGGTGGGAACGCGGAAAGTATCGAAGCCAATATTCCATTCTTCAAGTCAGTTATCCCAAATTATACCATCTATCTGATCCCATACCGGGGTTATGGCAATGATGTAGGTGCGCCTACTGAGAAGGCTTTATATCGCGATGCTATGCAGATATTTCAGCTGATTGAGAGTAAACATGATTCAATATCCTTGATGGGCCGGAGCTTGGGCTCAGGTATTGCCACCTATGTAGCAGCGAACCGACAAGTAGACAAACTAATATTGGTGACGCCCTTTGATAGCATAGAAAATGTCGCAAAAGATATTTATTGGATGTTCCCTATTTCATTATTGATCAAAGACAGATACCGTTCTGCGGATAGGGTGAAGAATATTACGGCTCAAACCTATATCTTCATTGCAGAAGACGATCAGGTAATCCCACGAGCTAGAACCAATCAACTCGTCGCTAAGTTTGACGATCAGTTGATAGAGGCCGTTGTCATTACTGGTGCAGGTCACAATACTATTTCGCAGTTTCCTTCCTATGTGTCAGGACTGAAACGGGCATTGGATTAA
- a CDS encoding NnrU family protein, with protein MVSLILGLVLFLGVHSISIIAPAYRETLVTKNEKAYKAAYALLSLLGLYLVVAGYGALRVEPSVIYLGVQSLRPLVSILMLVGFILFLAPYFPGKIKSVTKNPQLLSVILWACSHLLVNGNVAEVLLFGSFLLWAVVDLISMKKRQQRVVSPLKDSWINDVLVVVVGTAVFALFVVFLHGYLIGVPLMS; from the coding sequence ATGGTCAGCTTAATACTTGGTTTAGTCTTGTTTCTTGGAGTCCACTCGATTTCGATTATCGCGCCAGCGTATCGGGAAACGTTAGTGACGAAAAATGAAAAGGCGTATAAAGCCGCTTATGCCTTGCTGTCGTTGTTAGGTCTCTACCTTGTTGTTGCTGGATATGGAGCGCTCAGGGTAGAGCCGAGCGTTATATATCTTGGTGTTCAATCGTTAAGGCCATTAGTCTCTATTTTGATGCTGGTCGGATTCATCTTATTTTTGGCTCCGTACTTCCCCGGAAAAATAAAATCAGTCACAAAAAATCCGCAGTTATTGTCCGTGATACTTTGGGCATGTTCCCATTTGCTAGTGAATGGCAACGTAGCCGAAGTGCTGTTGTTTGGATCTTTCTTACTATGGGCGGTCGTTGATCTTATCTCGATGAAAAAACGCCAGCAAAGAGTAGTGTCGCCTTTAAAGGATTCTTGGATTAATGACGTGCTAGTAGTGGTAGTTGGAACGGCTGTTTTTGCACTATTTGTTGTGTTTTTGCACGGCTATTTAATCGGTGTTCCTTTAATGAGTTGA
- the ppiC gene encoding peptidylprolyl isomerase PpiC, translating to MANTAAALHILVKHKEQAEDIIKQLKKGAKFQTLAKKYSTCPSGKRGGELGEFKRGQMVPQFDKVCFSGETLVPHLVKTKFGWHVVKVLYRT from the coding sequence ATGGCAAATACCGCAGCTGCACTTCATATTTTGGTGAAGCACAAAGAACAAGCAGAAGATATCATCAAGCAACTGAAGAAAGGCGCAAAGTTTCAAACGTTAGCGAAAAAGTACTCGACCTGCCCATCTGGCAAACGTGGTGGTGAACTGGGCGAGTTCAAACGCGGCCAAATGGTCCCTCAGTTCGATAAAGTCTGCTTTTCAGGTGAAACACTGGTTCCTCACCTAGTCAAAACCAAGTTCGGCTGGCATGTAGTGAAAGTTCTTTATAGAACATGA
- a CDS encoding chemotaxis protein yields MAKIESKANQSQGMLMFTLTNNKQLFAIGTLKVREIVPFQPTTQIPYSHHHVVGTVTIRDKTIPVINMPAAIGFRPIQPEEYDSCYLIVTDCLRTVVAFMVRSIEKIIECDWKTIESAPTSAGKNIFVTGITRYNDQIIQMLDVELLLSKIYPQYESTNIPMLTDVERERLKALNILLVDDSSIARKQLSDALDSINIPYQICNNGLEALTLMRNESAQNRAINLLVSDIEMPGLDGYELAFETQNDSDLDNAYIILHTSLSSEICVQRAQQVGAHEALEKFNAGDLIKAMLRGADELAKGDVTKRISVDV; encoded by the coding sequence ATGGCTAAGATCGAAAGCAAAGCAAATCAGTCGCAAGGTATGTTGATGTTTACATTGACAAACAATAAGCAGCTATTTGCTATCGGCACGCTAAAAGTACGTGAGATTGTTCCATTCCAGCCAACAACGCAAATCCCCTACTCCCATCATCACGTGGTTGGAACCGTCACTATTCGTGACAAAACAATCCCCGTGATTAATATGCCGGCAGCCATTGGGTTTAGGCCAATTCAGCCAGAGGAATACGACTCTTGCTATCTTATCGTGACAGATTGCTTACGCACGGTCGTCGCATTCATGGTGCGTTCCATCGAGAAGATTATCGAGTGTGACTGGAAGACGATAGAATCAGCGCCAACGTCCGCAGGGAAAAACATCTTCGTTACAGGCATCACGCGCTATAACGATCAAATCATCCAAATGCTCGATGTCGAATTACTGCTGTCTAAGATTTATCCACAGTATGAATCTACAAACATCCCCATGCTGACAGATGTAGAGCGCGAGAGATTAAAAGCGCTGAATATTTTACTGGTTGATGACTCATCCATCGCCAGAAAACAGTTATCAGACGCTTTAGATAGCATCAACATTCCCTACCAGATTTGTAATAATGGCCTTGAGGCCTTGACATTAATGCGTAATGAATCCGCTCAAAATAGAGCGATTAACTTACTGGTTAGCGATATCGAAATGCCAGGACTAGACGGATATGAGCTCGCGTTCGAAACCCAAAATGACAGCGATTTAGACAATGCTTACATCATTCTGCATACATCGTTATCCAGTGAGATCTGTGTCCAACGAGCACAGCAAGTGGGCGCACACGAAGCACTGGAGAAGTTCAATGCTGGGGATTTAATTAAGGCGATGTTACGTGGAGCTGATGAACTTGCAAAAGGCGATGTCACTAAGCGCATATCTGTAGATGTCTAG
- a CDS encoding GGDEF domain-containing protein codes for MTDDTFKRSTENLKKAVPLMMKNHVAATPANYALWYTYVDRSIPQLNIALDDVLKNYGICPPATNTKLYNSYVARKEETDVNNLRANIEVLVGEVASSMTDTLADTSVFSAAIDKSFNNLAKVQDESMSLAEVMDVVNQFVEDSKDIRLSTKFLNRQLENASKEIQRLKSELADVQKNVLFDSLTDLYNRRSFDRDLKVLCDSGQEMCLILVDIDHFKNHNDSYGHLFGDTVIKTIAKRLLASVRDGICAYRFGGEEFALIVPNKSLRITRQYADGLRRAIEKLSIKDKRTGKQVANISASFGVAELTSGESPESIIERTDALLYEAKHLGRNRVMPE; via the coding sequence ATGACCGACGATACTTTCAAGAGATCCACTGAAAATCTAAAAAAAGCCGTCCCGCTGATGATGAAAAATCACGTGGCAGCAACACCTGCAAACTATGCCCTGTGGTACACGTATGTCGATCGCTCCATTCCCCAGTTGAATATTGCGCTTGATGATGTCTTAAAAAACTACGGTATATGCCCACCCGCGACCAACACGAAGCTATACAACAGTTACGTAGCACGCAAAGAAGAAACGGATGTTAATAACTTGCGAGCAAATATTGAAGTATTGGTTGGCGAAGTGGCATCGTCCATGACGGACACTCTGGCTGATACTTCTGTGTTTTCTGCGGCGATAGATAAAAGCTTTAATAATCTCGCAAAAGTTCAAGATGAAAGTATGTCATTGGCCGAAGTGATGGACGTGGTAAACCAGTTCGTTGAAGATTCAAAAGACATCAGACTGTCAACCAAATTCCTAAACCGTCAATTGGAAAACGCCAGTAAAGAGATTCAGCGCCTTAAATCAGAGCTCGCTGACGTTCAAAAAAATGTGTTATTTGACAGTTTAACCGACCTTTATAACCGCCGTTCCTTTGATCGCGATTTAAAAGTTTTGTGTGATTCTGGCCAAGAAATGTGTTTAATTCTGGTCGATATTGATCATTTCAAAAACCATAACGATTCCTATGGACATTTGTTTGGTGATACGGTGATCAAAACCATCGCTAAACGGCTTTTGGCAAGCGTCCGTGATGGCATTTGTGCATATCGTTTTGGCGGTGAAGAGTTCGCGCTTATCGTACCAAACAAATCACTGCGAATTACTCGACAATACGCAGATGGATTACGTCGCGCGATTGAAAAATTGTCTATTAAAGATAAAAGGACTGGCAAGCAGGTCGCCAATATCAGTGCTTCATTTGGGGTGGCAGAGCTTACAAGTGGCGAAAGCCCAGAATCCATTATCGAACGAACAGATGCACTACTTTACGAAGCTAAACACTTAGGTCGAAATCGAGTAATGCCAGAATAA
- a CDS encoding putative hemolysin, protein MKIAPCFFTLAGTMLLAGCATTLEDYKEKEYTSVTSPASIYCVQQNGELNTVTEQGHRVTYCVRPNSKPVEQWEFYRSNHTQSDTK, encoded by the coding sequence ATGAAAATCGCACCTTGTTTCTTCACACTCGCAGGCACAATGCTATTAGCTGGCTGTGCTACAACATTAGAAGACTACAAAGAAAAAGAGTACACCTCAGTCACCAGCCCAGCTTCCATCTACTGTGTACAACAAAATGGGGAATTGAACACTGTTACTGAACAAGGCCATCGTGTGACCTATTGCGTTCGACCTAATAGCAAACCTGTTGAGCAATGGGAGTTCTATCGTTCAAACCATACCCAATCAGATACAAAGTGA
- a CDS encoding YdcF family protein → MRSCQAENISDVILILGKRLQSNHLTAEGRSRVEALPKYLERFEPARTAIVFCGGVTEGQTRSEAREMLNYYQQLQGERGPQSAMIILEDQSQTTVENVKNAAQKIIEIADRQQLKAFNVHIVSNDYHLERILQIQSLLEEQGLLSSFIEQCQNSGITLSISENLNDHCSVPYPHSNRAGETFLALDELTVYRVYLEGLRRNAFEDIDGERRQQPYQIATSAISKLKVLVTEPNYLERINVVERITAKTALSNEELLSDLERFNKELTELNRLLDPERESS, encoded by the coding sequence GTGAGAAGCTGCCAGGCAGAGAACATTAGCGATGTGATCCTCATTCTAGGTAAAAGATTACAAAGCAATCATTTGACAGCAGAAGGGCGCTCAAGAGTTGAAGCGTTACCCAAGTATTTAGAACGGTTTGAACCTGCCCGGACAGCGATTGTGTTTTGTGGAGGGGTGACAGAAGGGCAAACTCGTTCAGAAGCACGTGAAATGCTGAACTACTACCAGCAGCTACAAGGAGAGAGAGGCCCTCAGTCCGCTATGATCATTCTTGAGGATCAATCTCAAACAACCGTCGAAAATGTAAAAAATGCAGCACAAAAAATCATTGAAATCGCAGATAGACAGCAATTGAAAGCATTTAATGTTCACATAGTGAGTAATGACTATCACTTGGAAAGAATATTACAAATCCAGAGTTTGCTGGAAGAGCAAGGTTTATTGAGTTCGTTTATCGAGCAGTGTCAGAACTCAGGGATCACCTTGAGTATCTCTGAAAATCTAAACGATCATTGTAGTGTTCCGTACCCGCATTCAAACCGAGCAGGTGAAACGTTTTTAGCGTTGGATGAACTAACGGTTTACCGAGTGTACCTAGAGGGTTTGAGGAGAAATGCATTTGAAGATATTGATGGGGAAAGGCGTCAACAACCCTATCAAATCGCGACATCAGCGATTTCGAAACTGAAAGTCTTGGTTACTGAGCCAAACTATCTGGAACGAATAAATGTGGTAGAAAGAATAACGGCGAAAACAGCGCTTTCCAATGAAGAGCTGCTCAGTGACTTAGAGCGCTTTAACAAGGAGCTAACCGAACTCAACCGTCTTCTAGACCCTGAGAGAGAAAGCTCCTGA
- a CDS encoding L-serine ammonia-lyase has protein sequence MLSIFDIFKVGVGPSSSHTNGPMIAGYLFAQSLASSADKVERVQVDLFGSLSLTGKGHHTDRAVILGLLGNKPDTIKMGSAKEALQKVLDDQQLAFASKHTIHFNYDTDLLFHSENLPLHENGMQISAYDRNGQQIFIETYYSIGGGFIATADELEHGSKAQVVEVPFPFANAEEMLAKAEKNGFSLGGMILQNELSFFDQEEIDRKAEQIWKVMTLCMQRGFETEGILEGGLNVTRRAPNLLKKLEANAAIENDPMEIMDWINLFAFSVSEENAAGGQVVTSPTNGAAGVIPAVLMYYHRFIKELDLKQIKDFLAVSGAIGILYKTNASISGAEVGCQGEIGVSSSMAAAGLTALRGGSNEQICIAAEIAMEHSLGMTCDPIGGLVQVPCIERNAMGAMKAINASRMALKRTSKCLISLDKVIETMYQTGKDMNRKYRETSLGGLAVIHMAPPCE, from the coding sequence ATGCTGTCGATTTTTGATATTTTCAAAGTGGGTGTTGGCCCTTCAAGCTCACACACTAATGGTCCTATGATTGCTGGATATCTCTTCGCACAATCTCTTGCTTCATCGGCAGACAAAGTTGAGCGTGTACAAGTGGATCTCTTTGGTTCGCTGTCTCTCACGGGGAAAGGCCACCACACAGACAGGGCCGTCATTCTTGGGCTACTTGGCAATAAGCCTGACACCATCAAGATGGGCAGTGCGAAAGAAGCACTACAAAAGGTGCTTGATGACCAACAACTCGCTTTTGCATCTAAGCACACCATTCACTTTAATTACGACACGGATTTGCTCTTCCATAGCGAAAATTTACCACTACACGAAAATGGTATGCAAATTAGTGCTTATGATAGGAATGGGCAGCAAATTTTTATCGAGACCTATTACTCTATTGGCGGAGGTTTTATTGCGACGGCAGATGAACTGGAACATGGCAGCAAAGCTCAAGTCGTTGAAGTCCCTTTCCCTTTCGCTAATGCCGAGGAGATGCTGGCAAAAGCAGAGAAAAATGGCTTCAGCCTTGGCGGTATGATACTCCAAAACGAGTTAAGCTTTTTTGATCAAGAAGAGATCGACAGAAAAGCAGAGCAAATCTGGAAAGTGATGACTCTGTGTATGCAACGCGGGTTTGAGACCGAAGGTATCTTAGAAGGCGGGCTCAATGTGACAAGACGCGCACCGAACCTACTCAAGAAACTCGAAGCCAATGCGGCCATTGAAAACGATCCGATGGAGATTATGGATTGGATTAACTTGTTTGCTTTCTCGGTTAGTGAAGAAAACGCAGCAGGCGGTCAAGTCGTTACATCCCCTACCAATGGTGCCGCTGGGGTTATTCCGGCCGTGCTCATGTACTACCATCGTTTTATCAAAGAACTGGATTTAAAACAGATTAAAGACTTCTTAGCGGTTTCGGGCGCAATTGGTATCCTCTACAAAACGAATGCATCTATTTCTGGTGCGGAAGTCGGTTGCCAAGGCGAGATTGGCGTCTCTTCTTCTATGGCCGCAGCGGGTTTAACCGCCCTAAGAGGAGGCAGCAATGAACAAATCTGCATTGCCGCTGAAATCGCAATGGAACATTCATTAGGGATGACTTGCGACCCAATTGGTGGATTGGTTCAAGTACCTTGTATTGAGCGAAATGCGATGGGTGCAATGAAAGCGATCAACGCGTCTCGCATGGCCTTAAAACGCACGAGCAAATGCCTAATTTCATTGGATAAAGTGATCGAGACCATGTATCAAACAGGTAAAGATATGAACCGAAAATATCGCGAAACATCACTGGGTGGATTAGCCGTTATTCATATGGCTCCACCGTGTGAATAA
- a CDS encoding LysR substrate-binding domain-containing protein, with the protein MVASPDYLQKRSLSIDEIANAEKIATTGYTEGWAYWFEKNGYTAKFNKPSLQFDHSSLAIQSAMQGLGVLLVKDILVQAELKQGRLLQVWQEKVPCLGGHYVICNTPQKASAHQFIKWLKKQLATEENVIHTVEPYE; encoded by the coding sequence GTGGTGGCATCTCCCGACTATTTACAAAAACGCTCTTTATCGATTGACGAAATAGCTAACGCGGAAAAAATTGCGACAACGGGTTATACGGAAGGGTGGGCTTATTGGTTTGAGAAGAATGGTTACACAGCAAAGTTCAATAAGCCTAGCTTACAATTTGATCATTCGTCGCTTGCCATACAATCTGCCATGCAAGGTCTGGGAGTGCTACTGGTTAAAGATATTTTGGTTCAAGCAGAGCTAAAGCAAGGGCGCCTTCTACAAGTATGGCAGGAGAAAGTGCCCTGTTTAGGCGGGCACTACGTTATTTGTAATACGCCACAAAAAGCCAGCGCGCATCAGTTCATCAAGTGGCTTAAGAAGCAACTAGCGACTGAAGAAAATGTTATTCACACGGTGGAGCCATATGAATAA
- a CDS encoding IS630 family transposase (programmed frameshift), protein MDSLKNIDFKKLASQQKSIQMKMRLLALAHFKDGHSRTQIAKFLKVSRTSVNRWVQIFLEEGLEGLKEKPRTGRPPLLTSEQREQLSQYIKDKAHDTQGGRLTGADIHAYIVKEFGQHYHPDSIYYLLEHMGFSWVTSRSKHPQQSQAIQEDFKKLQDETILKIPGHVALKHVDIWFQDEARFGQQNTTTRLWAERGTRPRAVKQQQFEYAYLFGSVCPQKGIGEAIVVPWVNKDLMIEHLKQISAVTEKGRHAVIIMDGAGWHTEDIANGFQNISVIKLPPYSPELNPIEQVWSWMRQHYLANQSFADYEDIVSKVCRAWNRFLACSNRVTKMCSREWADLTS, encoded by the exons ATGGATAGCCTCAAGAATATTGATTTTAAAAAGCTCGCAAGCCAGCAGAAATCCATCCAGATGAAAATGAGATTGCTCGCACTTGCTCATTTCAAAGATGGACACTCTCGTACCCAAATCGCCAAGTTTCTTAAGGTGAGCCGAACCAGTGTTAATCGATGGGTTCAAATCTTTCTTGAAGAAGGATTAGAAGGGCTGAAGGAAAAGCCAAGAACGGGAAGACCACCATTATTAACTTCTGAACAAAGGGAGCAATTGAGCCAATACATCAAAGATAAAGCTCATGATACTCAAGGTGGGCGACTGACCGGCGCCGATATCCATGCCTATATTGTGAAAGAATTTGGCCAGCATTATCATCCTGATTCTATCTATTACCTACTCGAGCATATGGGTTTCTCATGGGTCACTTCCCGTTCAAAACACCCACAACAATCCCAAGCGATACAGGAAGATTTT AAAAAACTCCAAGACGAAACGATCCTTAAGATCCCAGGTCATGTCGCTTTAAAGCATGTCGATATCTGGTTTCAGGATGAAGCTCGATTTGGGCAACAAAATACAACAACACGGTTATGGGCTGAAAGAGGCACACGTCCCAGAGCAGTGAAGCAACAACAGTTCGAATATGCGTATCTATTTGGTTCTGTCTGTCCTCAAAAAGGTATTGGTGAGGCTATCGTTGTCCCATGGGTCAATAAAGACCTCATGATTGAGCATTTAAAGCAAATATCGGCGGTCACTGAAAAAGGACGTCATGCCGTCATCATTATGGATGGCGCAGGATGGCATACAGAAGATATCGCTAATGGCTTTCAGAACATCAGTGTCATCAAACTTCCCCCCTATTCTCCAGAGCTAAACCCTATAGAACAAGTATGGAGCTGGATGAGACAACACTATCTCGCCAATCAGTCTTTTGCGGATTACGAAGACATTGTCTCCAAAGTGTGTAGGGCTTGGAATCGTTTTTTGGCATGCTCCAACAGAGTCACCAAGATGTGTTCGAGAGAATGGGCAGACCTGACCAGTTAA
- a CDS encoding FAD-dependent oxidoreductase yields MSSHPSYWFKQALEREQPIAPTPLDNDIETDIAIVGGGYTGLWTAILIKQQSPNKKVTVIEKGLCGSGASGANGGCMLTWSTKYPTLKRLFGETHASWLVEESEKAIYEIETFCQEHHIDAELFRQGTYYTATNSAQKGTLDPVVKELEKLNINSWLKCDSAAIADLAGSHKHIEGHFSPASASVQPALLVRGLRKVAIDLGVEIYEHTPMTKLDFGVPATVHTPQGKIVAQKVVLALNAWMVEHFKQFKRSIVVVSSDMVVTKPIPQLLAEHGPEKGATVVDSRIFVHYYRDTKDGRLMLGKGGNHFSFANRVDPMFNRPTRYLRLLEESFVKLFPALNVKEFAYNWTGASDRSATGLPFFGCLSGQSNIVYGFGYSGNGVAQTRMGGKILSSLTLELDNEWSRCGLAKGPLGSFPPEPIRWLGAMMVRNAVRRKETAEDEERKPKAWDKWLAKLAGAAGKADKI; encoded by the coding sequence ATGAGTTCACACCCATCCTATTGGTTTAAGCAAGCCCTAGAGAGAGAACAACCTATAGCACCCACCCCATTAGACAATGATATCGAAACGGACATCGCCATTGTTGGCGGGGGGTATACGGGGTTGTGGACGGCGATTTTGATCAAGCAGCAATCGCCAAATAAAAAAGTAACAGTGATAGAAAAAGGGTTGTGCGGTAGCGGAGCGTCCGGTGCAAACGGAGGATGCATGCTAACTTGGTCAACCAAATATCCAACGCTTAAGCGATTGTTTGGAGAGACGCATGCAAGTTGGCTGGTGGAAGAGTCAGAAAAAGCGATCTATGAAATTGAAACCTTTTGTCAGGAGCATCATATTGACGCTGAGCTGTTTCGCCAAGGCACATATTACACAGCAACCAATTCGGCGCAAAAAGGCACTCTGGATCCCGTTGTTAAGGAGCTGGAAAAGCTCAACATCAACAGTTGGTTAAAGTGTGATAGTGCTGCTATCGCAGACCTAGCAGGGTCTCACAAGCACATTGAAGGACACTTTTCGCCTGCTTCAGCAAGTGTACAACCTGCATTGCTTGTCAGAGGATTAAGAAAAGTAGCCATAGATTTGGGTGTGGAAATTTACGAACATACGCCAATGACGAAGCTGGATTTTGGTGTGCCTGCAACGGTACACACACCACAAGGCAAGATCGTCGCCCAGAAAGTTGTGCTTGCCCTCAATGCATGGATGGTAGAGCACTTCAAACAATTCAAGCGCAGTATTGTGGTGGTGTCCTCTGATATGGTGGTGACGAAACCAATCCCTCAGCTGCTTGCTGAACATGGACCAGAAAAGGGGGCAACGGTCGTTGACTCAAGGATCTTTGTTCATTATTACCGAGATACAAAAGACGGACGACTAATGTTGGGTAAGGGAGGCAATCATTTCTCTTTCGCAAACAGAGTCGACCCCATGTTCAATCGACCAACTCGCTATTTAAGATTGCTTGAAGAGTCCTTCGTGAAGCTTTTTCCTGCTCTTAACGTGAAGGAGTTCGCTTACAACTGGACTGGGGCATCCGATAGGTCGGCGACTGGATTACCTTTCTTTGGGTGTCTGAGTGGGCAAAGCAATATTGTTTATGGTTTTGGATACTCTGGCAACGGTGTCGCACAAACCCGAATGGGCGGAAAAATTCTCTCGTCATTGACTTTAGAATTAGACAACGAATGGTCACGCTGTGGTTTAGCGAAAGGGCCACTTGGGTCTTTTCCTCCTGAGCCAATTAGGTGGTTAGGGGCTATGATGGTTCGTAATGCGGTTAGACGCAAAGAAACGGCAGAAGATGAAGAAAGGAAACCTAAGGCCTGGGATAAATGGTTAGCTAAGCTAGCGGGAGCGGCAGGTAAAGCCGATAAAATATAA
- a CDS encoding DUF3316 domain-containing protein, whose protein sequence is MIKVLSLASLALVSTVSFAGLSGPYETRVTASSMMGQPVASKEAAYAAGRQMLMDVNNQSSYELSRNISFSSNDLVDKRSFELLDSQITVKEVMNSNGEVAYQPVMNIKYTYRYRDRD, encoded by the coding sequence ATGATTAAGGTATTAAGCTTAGCTAGTTTGGCCCTAGTTAGTACTGTTTCATTTGCTGGGCTTTCGGGTCCATATGAAACAAGAGTAACAGCTAGTAGTATGATGGGCCAACCTGTCGCTAGTAAAGAAGCTGCCTATGCTGCTGGTCGACAAATGCTTATGGATGTGAATAACCAGTCCTCTTACGAGCTTAGTCGCAACATCTCATTTAGCAGTAATGATCTTGTAGATAAACGCTCATTCGAATTACTTGATTCTCAGATTACAGTAAAAGAGGTGATGAATAGCAATGGTGAAGTTGCTTATCAACCTGTTATGAATATCAAGTATACATATCGTTATAGAGATCGTGATTAG
- a CDS encoding EamA family transporter codes for MSLWAIILVVVSAFLHAGWNLLSKSNQASGAAFFLSSATAAALLLSPFIIWYLTIVGLDELSFRFWVLLAISGVAQMIYLLGLGFAYKQADIGVIYPIARALPVLMVGVGTALLGYSITGQAWFSFFLITVGCLFIPLESFKQFNVKNYANLGVVWALFAALGTAGYSIVDKEALSLLHRDFMDIVGDTSSAVFYLGLQFWSISIGFVVYLLATNNMRDFVQAWQIRKPAALAGIMMSTTYGLVLYAMTMTENVSYVVALRQVSIVIGMVFGVFFLSEKLMPTRVLGSGLILLGLILIVN; via the coding sequence ATGTCGCTTTGGGCGATCATTCTCGTTGTTGTATCCGCATTTCTTCATGCTGGGTGGAATCTTCTTAGTAAAAGCAATCAAGCATCTGGTGCGGCATTCTTCCTCTCTAGCGCGACGGCTGCGGCTTTGCTGCTCTCTCCATTTATTATTTGGTATCTGACCATCGTTGGGTTGGATGAATTGTCATTCCGTTTTTGGGTACTACTCGCAATAAGTGGCGTCGCGCAAATGATCTACTTGCTTGGGCTTGGCTTTGCATACAAGCAAGCAGACATAGGGGTGATTTACCCCATAGCCAGGGCGTTACCTGTGCTTATGGTAGGGGTAGGCACCGCATTATTAGGCTATTCAATTACGGGGCAAGCGTGGTTTAGCTTTTTCTTGATAACGGTTGGATGTTTGTTTATACCGCTCGAATCATTTAAGCAATTCAATGTAAAAAATTACGCGAACCTAGGGGTGGTATGGGCGCTTTTTGCAGCGCTGGGAACCGCTGGCTACTCGATCGTTGATAAGGAAGCGCTTTCTCTATTACACCGCGACTTCATGGATATCGTTGGGGATACCAGTTCTGCGGTTTTTTACCTTGGGCTTCAGTTCTGGTCTATCTCGATCGGTTTTGTCGTGTACTTACTTGCGACAAATAACATGCGTGATTTTGTCCAAGCTTGGCAGATTCGTAAGCCTGCTGCGTTGGCCGGTATTATGATGTCTACCACTTACGGGCTAGTGCTTTATGCCATGACAATGACTGAGAATGTCAGTTATGTGGTTGCATTGCGTCAGGTGAGCATTGTCATAGGGATGGTATTTGGGGTGTTTTTCTTGTCTGAGAAGCTAATGCCGACGCGAGTTTTAGGCTCCGGATTGATACTTTTGGGACTGATTTTGATTGTAAACTAG